The DNA window GCCTTATCGAGTTGATTTTGAAATGTAAATGCCATCCGTGACACCCTGAAAAGCAGGAGAAACTGGTAACCTTTCGCACAGCCTACCAAGTACATCCAATTCCGTCACTTGATGTTCACGCGATGCTAAGCCGACCTCTCTCCCGCCCATGCAGCAGAAATGAGGAAGGACTGAAATGAAACGACGACTTTGTTTACTGCTGCTTCTCTCCGCATCGCCGGCCAAGGCCGATGATCGTCCCAACTTCGTGATCATCATGGTGGATGATATGGGCTATGCCGGCGTCCGTTGTTTTGGAAACCCGTATTTCGAGACGCCTGAAATTGATCGTCTCGCCGCCGAGGGAATGCGGCTGACCGATTTCCACTCCTCGGGCACCGTCTGCTCGCCGACTCGGGCCGGATTGCTGACCGGTCGTTATCAACAGCGAGCCGGGATCGAGGCCGTGATTCATCCGGTTCGCGAGCATCCCGAACACCGCAAAGGGTTGCAGAAGACGGAAGTCACCTTTGCCGAGCTGTTGCAGTCGGCAGACTATGCCACGGCCTTGATCGGAAAATGGCACCAGGGCTACGTGCACAATTCGGAAGATTATCATCCTCAGAATCACGGATTTGATGAGTTCCTCGGCTACCACAGTGGCAACATTGATTTTGTCAGCCACGTGGGCGACCACAACGAACACGATTGGTGGCACGGACGAAAAGAGACCAAGGAGGAAGGATACGTCACGGACCTGATCAACCGGTATGCGCTCGAGTTCATCGAGCGAAACAAGGAAGGACCGTTCTGTCTGTACATTCCGCATCTGGCGATCCACAACCCGGTGCAAGTGCGAGGCGACCCGGTGCGCCGCTCGGAAGAAGACGTTGGAAAAGGCCGATGGAATGATCCGGTTGATCGCAACTGGCGACGATCCGGGCATCCTCATTGATTGGCGAGACCGCCAGCTTCCCGCTGGTCCCTATCGCCTCGTCATGCGTGTTCGCGGCGGTGGCCCTGCCGACGGCGAGTTGATGTACACGGTCAGTCCAGGGGACAACCCACAACGCGGCAAGAAAATTTCATTCGCAATCGAGGGTGACCCGAAAGCATGGCAAGACATCGACCTCCCCATACCAGAACGTAAACGGATGTACCAACTTCGAATCGATCCCCGACAGAAACCAGGTGAATTAATGATCGCCGAAATGAAATTGATCGGAGCAGATGATTCCGTGATCACTTCTTGGCCCATCAGCTTGACCGGTGGAAATCGGAAAAACTGACTCTCTGTTGAATCGAAACACTCCTCTGTTCCCTTCTTTTTCCTTTGAGCTCGACGAACGCATCATGGCGAGCTTCATTTCGATCGAGCATGACTTGATCGTTCGCACAAAAAAACACTGTATCGTTTCTCGGAAAAATAGATTTGATGAGAAACTGGAAAGAATCATGATATTGTCGCACCAATCACCATCGCCGAAAAGGTAACCACAAACTTATGATGAAAGCCACTATTCGTACTCTCGCGATTTCAGCCCTTGTGTTTTCGTTTGGGTCAAGCACGTGCGCGGCAGTTGATGTTTCCGTTGACTTCACCGAACCAGAAGACGCTCGCGAAACCTTGTTCGACATGTGGACGGTTGCCAACCGAATCAGTCCGAAAAACGGAGCCAACGTTCGCACGGGCATGACGGTCAATACCGTACGAATGCTAGGGGGAATTGTCGAATGGGGCAAGAACCGGGAAAAAGCAGAGCGACCAAATCTCGCGTTCGACATCTGTACCTACGACGAAGAAAACCAGCAGTACATTTACCATTTCGACCGATTGGTAAATCGCATCAATCAAATCAGAAAGGGCGGCACCGAGATCTACCAAATCGTGCTCGACCAACCCCCTTGGGCTTTTCAGCGTGGATACACCTTCATCCCGGACGGAGAAAGGGATGGTATTCATTTTCGTGAAAACGAACGTGTGTCGCACTACGGAAATTCGCTGCCGCCTTGCGACAAGAAGGCTTATGCGACTTTCATCAAGGCCTTGATGCAGCACCTGGTCGACGTTTACGGAGAAGACCTTGTCAAGACGTGGCGTTTTCGCGTCGGATCGGAGATCGAGACCCCGGAGCATTGGTACGGCACCGAAGCAGATTTCATCGAACACTTTGCCAATACGGTGACGGCCATCCGGTCTGTCCTGCCCGATGCGATCGTCGGCCTCCACACACGCGCGCCGGATTTCGTCTACAAGAAGAACAATCTGGGGAACTA is part of the Novipirellula artificiosorum genome and encodes:
- a CDS encoding sulfatase-like hydrolase/transferase — protein: MKRRLCLLLLLSASPAKADDRPNFVIIMVDDMGYAGVRCFGNPYFETPEIDRLAAEGMRLTDFHSSGTVCSPTRAGLLTGRYQQRAGIEAVIHPVREHPEHRKGLQKTEVTFAELLQSADYATALIGKWHQGYVHNSEDYHPQNHGFDEFLGYHSGNIDFVSHVGDHNEHDWWHGRKETKEEGYVTDLINRYALEFIERNKEGPFCLYIPHLAIHNPVQVRGDPVRRSEEDVGKGRWNDPVDRNWRRSGHPH